Below is a genomic region from Pseudomonas frederiksbergensis.
GGCAATGCGCCGAAGGAAGCGCCTGCCGGGTTGCGGATCATCGCGGTGACCCGCCTGGAGCAAGCCTTGGACGCGCTATTCGAATAATCCCAACCCTTGTAGACGCAGCCGCTGGCTGCGATCTTTTGATTTTGGCGTCAGTCGTATCGCTGAGATCAGAAGATCGCAGCCTGCGGCAGCTCCTACGCAAGCGGTCAAATGTCGATCAATACCCCGAGCTCTCGTTCAAGTTCGGCCTCATCACCCATATTCAGCTCGATCAAGCGTCGCAGGCTGCTGACGGACTCCAGGCCTATGTACCGACAGACGAAGCCCAGTTGGCGGTTACTGTCATGGGACAGTTGTACGTCCATGCGGATCTCGACGTCCTTGCTCAGGTGAATGTCGACCGAAAACATCTTCCCTTCGTCCC
It encodes:
- a CDS encoding PilZ domain-containing protein, translated to MRDHPANRRRFKRIAFDAKTELSQGEHRWPVKLLDLSLKGLLIERPEPWLGDEGKMFSVDIHLSKDVEIRMDVQLSHDSNRQLGFVCRYIGLESVSSLRRLIELNMGDEAELERELGVLIDI